GGGTCCTTTCGTCTATTGCTGAATGCCTGGCCGAAAGTCGTTTCAAAAGAAGATTTTTCAAAAAATGTCTGGGCCGGGCGCATGTCGGACGAAAGCCTGGCGCGCTGTATTACACAACTGCGCCGAGGTCTCTCCAATCTTGGCGTCGTGCAGATCGATTCCCTTTATGGCCAAGGTTATCGTCTGACGATCTTGTCGGATAAAGTGAGGCGATTACCGGCATTGCCGGCGGCCCCGCAATCCAGAAAATCCGAGGCAGCAAAGCCGCATGCCGCACTAATCGAAGCTTGCATCCACGCCCGGCAATTACTTGAACGTCGTTCGCCTGATGCCTTTTCTCAAGCCGAATCAATACTCAAAAATGTCATCGCCAAGGCCCCCGACTATATGGTGGCGAAACTGCTGCTCGCACAATACGTAGCCGATAGGGCGTTTTTCGACGGGAACATACAGCGCTCACAAATCGACGATGCTCTTGGCGAATTAAGGGCCGTGCAAGATGCCGAGCCATATTTGCAAGGCCTGCAATCACAGATGGGCTATCTCCTCGATTGCAAGTGGCATTTCGATGAGGCTAAGGCCGCGCACGAGCAGGCGCTGCAAATGTCGCCTGACGACGACGTCGCCTATTATCGTTATGGTTTTCATCTGCTGACCAGTAATGCTCCGTCCGAGGCCGTCAGCGCTTTGCGTTCTGCCGTTCAGCTCAATCCATTCTCGCCGAATATGGCGGTCGGACTGGTACGTGCCTACGCTTGCGCAAATATGGATCCTGCCGAAGTGCTAGTTCATGCGCGAAGCGCATATTCAGCTCATCCGGATAGTCCTTCGGCTTATGTGAATCTGCTCTACACGCTAGCCTGGGTGGATCCGCAACCGGAAATCGCCCATGCGGCGCGTCATTTCGTGCAAAAGAACCGTTATGCGCACGCCCTTTCGTCCAGGGCCGTGGCATACGTACTTGCGCGTTGCGGCGATCATGCAGGAGCGCTGGAAATCATTGAGAAACATAGCAGTATCCATGGGATACATCTGGCGGCTTTAGTCGCCATGGGAATGCTCGACGAGGCGATGGAGAAAGTTAATGCCGCTGCTGAAACCGGATTTGGCGTCTTGCCTTTTTCAATCAGCGTTCCGGAATGCGATGCGTTGAAACAGCATCCAGATTATGCCCAGGTGCAGGCTAAGGTATTTGGCCGTGTTCCCACGAAATAATGAAGAGCGCAACTGAATAAAATTGACGTGGCATTATCCTGCGCTGGCACCGCCATTGCCAGATCTTCTGAAGTAAAAATATCGGCAGACTCCCGACAATCTTTTAAAGCATCGCCAGCCAGCCAATGCTGGCAGGCAGGCTGCGTCACGATTCACGGCTTAACTCTATCGACAATACTGCGGCAATGAACACGCGATTTTTTTGAAAATGATGCGCATTTTTAGGTGGCGACAAAATGAAGTCAAATTTTTTCAATGGAACGAAAAATCAAGATGCTTCCATAACGATTAGCGACGCCGCATAGTCGAGGGCTTTTCTGTAATCTAGCAGGCTTGGATGCGTGAGATCATGCAAGGTCACTAATCTGCTTTTGAAAGCCAATAGATTGAACTCGGGATCTCCCGTTCTTTTAGAATCAGATAGCGGCAACCTCATTGATTGCATGAGTAAAAATTGTTGTGGTAAACCCGGTTATGAACGAAGAGGCCAGCAAAGCATGAAACCACTAGATCTGACGCATTTCGATCTCAACCTTTTGGTTGTACTTGAGGCGCTTTGGGCCGAAAGACACGTCGGCCGCGCCGCCGAAAGATTGCATTTGTCCCAGTCCGCAACCAGCCATGCTTTATCGCGGCTGCGTGCGGCCTTTGATGACCAGCTTTTCATTCGTAACCCCCGCGGGATCGAACCGACGCCGCTGACCGTCGAGTTAATGCCGCGAGTGACGGCGGTGCTCGAGTCGGTCAGGCTCGTCGCCAGTCCACGTGGCCCGTTCGATCCAGGCCGTTTGCAAGCGATGATTTCAATAGCAGCCACTGATCACGCCATATTGACCGTCATCGCCCCCGTTCTGGCTAAGATCCAAGCTGCGGCGCCGGGTGTCGTGCTGAGGTTCAGGCCAGCCGATCTCGAATCCGCTCTGCGCATGTTAGACAGCGGCGATCTCGACATTGTGCTAGGGTCGGGCTCTTTTGCCCAGATCCCGCAGCGTTTTGATTGCCAGCTTATCCATAAGGAGCGTTTCGTCGGCATCGCGCGCAAGGGGCACCCGGCTTTGGTCAAGCGAGGCAAGAAGCTGCACATGGAACTGGATGACTTCGCTCGGTTGCCTCACATTCTGGTATCGCCGCGCGGCGATACGCGGGGCGCTGTCGACGATGCGCTGGAGGCCCTCGGTCGTACCCGCAAGGTGAACGC
The sequence above is a segment of the Collimonas sp. PA-H2 genome. Coding sequences within it:
- a CDS encoding tetratricopeptide repeat protein, with product MHNSSGALADIDPMSAGFDIDRDGFVSYKNSLLFLPPKERGSFRLLLNAWPKVVSKEDFSKNVWAGRMSDESLARCITQLRRGLSNLGVVQIDSLYGQGYRLTILSDKVRRLPALPAAPQSRKSEAAKPHAALIEACIHARQLLERRSPDAFSQAESILKNVIAKAPDYMVAKLLLAQYVADRAFFDGNIQRSQIDDALGELRAVQDAEPYLQGLQSQMGYLLDCKWHFDEAKAAHEQALQMSPDDDVAYYRYGFHLLTSNAPSEAVSALRSAVQLNPFSPNMAVGLVRAYACANMDPAEVLVHARSAYSAHPDSPSAYVNLLYTLAWVDPQPEIAHAARHFVQKNRYAHALSSRAVAYVLARCGDHAGALEIIEKHSSIHGIHLAALVAMGMLDEAMEKVNAAAETGFGVLPFSISVPECDALKQHPDYAQVQAKVFGRVPTK
- a CDS encoding LysR family transcriptional regulator translates to MKPLDLTHFDLNLLVVLEALWAERHVGRAAERLHLSQSATSHALSRLRAAFDDQLFIRNPRGIEPTPLTVELMPRVTAVLESVRLVASPRGPFDPGRLQAMISIAATDHAILTVIAPVLAKIQAAAPGVVLRFRPADLESALRMLDSGDLDIVLGSGSFAQIPQRFDCQLIHKERFVGIARKGHPALVKRGKKLHMELDDFARLPHILVSPRGDTRGAVDDALEALGRTRKVNATCPSFLAVPFMVGASLSIAVIAERVALRMQETAQLSLFEQPLALPTWEVLVVRARGRVNEPAVQWITNMMIAD